One window of the Populus nigra chromosome 4, ddPopNigr1.1, whole genome shotgun sequence genome contains the following:
- the LOC133691004 gene encoding uncharacterized protein LOC133691004 isoform X1, giving the protein MMKSRLRATLLPLFTAGEYGLNPLTKSSTLLDRCFAARPFASFQLERIESLTRSTHSCAGEEDDFSELGLPVEQSVGTFPMLMTEKPETFTKQRSISTKKPSSLPPESIKKLTATASKQNNCASKKQNSVNTKKASSLPSESIRNLVNTFSKQNNCASTPHLKPENNTDASCSNLAKKNASNFKSSTSVTIENVPSLIHLRRLKEAVSTFGKISNASMRAVPNGLDCCDIEFESVESRNRAVSVGRITLENFNLPILPLQVPHIVSLRISNVSSETDDSLIRSLCMSCGPLEGMVRDKDIVDASFSIRDKSDTEKIQKRLNQTIVDACKWSACLQTVMPTAVVTNNDNNAELHLGLEVSGKIHELKSQISLTQVLAEDLEYLYHALLHLQSHPSTGNKH; this is encoded by the exons ATGATGAAGAGTAGATTACGAGCTACTCTACTCCCTTTATTCACTG cAGGTGAATACGGCTTAAATCCTCTAACAAAAAGCTCCACTTTGCTTGACAG ATGTTTTGCTGCTCGACCATTCGCCAGTTTTCAGTTAGAGAGGATTGAAAGTCTGACTAGGTCTACACACAGCTGTGCTGGTGAAGAAGATGATTTCTCAGAGTTGGGCCTGCCTGTGGAACAAAGTGTTGGTACATTTCCCATGTTGATGACAGAGAAGCCTGAAACTTTCACG AAGCAGAGAAGTATCAGTACCAAAAAACCTTCATCTTTGCCACCAGAAAGCATCAAGAAGTTGACGGCCACAGCCTCAAAACAGAATAACTGCGCTTCCAAG AAGCAGAATAGTGTCAATACCAAAAAAGCTTCATCTTTGCCATCAGAAAGCATCAGGAATTTGGTGAACACATTCTCGAAACAGAATAACTGCGCTTCAACTCCACATCTCAAACCTGAGAACAACACTGATGCCTCTTGTTCTAACCTTGCTAAGAAAAATGCATCCAACTTCAAAAGTTCTACATCAGTTACTATTGAGAATGTACCTTCTCTTATCCATCTTCGCCGGTTGAAAGAGGCAGTGTCAACTTTTGGGAAGATCTCAAATGCTTCCATGAGGGCTGTTCCAAATGGACTCGACTGTTGTGATATTGAATTTGAG agTGTGGAATCAAGGAATAGAGCAGTGTCAGTTGGTAGGATTACATTGGAGAACTTCAACCTTCCAATTCTTCCTCTACAGGTCCCACATATTGTTTCATTAAGAATTAGTAACGTTAGCTCAGAAACTGATGATTCTTTGATTCGCTCATTGTGCATGTCATGTGGTCCTTTGGAGGGGATGGTGAGGGATAAAGATATCGTGGATGCCTCATTTAGCATAAGGGACAAATCAGACACAGAGAAGATACAAAAAAG GTTGAACCAAACAATTGTGGATGCCTGCAAATGGTCAGCTTGTTTGCAAACTGTAATGCCCACTGCTGTGGTCACAAACAACGACAACAATGCTGAACTGCACTTGGGGTTGGAGGTTAGTGGTAAAATACACGAGTTGAAGAGTCAAATTTCACTGACACAAGTGCTTGCAGAAGACCTCGAGTATCTGTATCATGCGCTACTGCACCTTCAAAGTCATCCGAGCACCGGCAATAAACACTAA
- the LOC133691004 gene encoding uncharacterized protein LOC133691004 isoform X2: MMKSRLRATLLPLFTGEYGLNPLTKSSTLLDRCFAARPFASFQLERIESLTRSTHSCAGEEDDFSELGLPVEQSVGTFPMLMTEKPETFTKQRSISTKKPSSLPPESIKKLTATASKQNNCASKKQNSVNTKKASSLPSESIRNLVNTFSKQNNCASTPHLKPENNTDASCSNLAKKNASNFKSSTSVTIENVPSLIHLRRLKEAVSTFGKISNASMRAVPNGLDCCDIEFESVESRNRAVSVGRITLENFNLPILPLQVPHIVSLRISNVSSETDDSLIRSLCMSCGPLEGMVRDKDIVDASFSIRDKSDTEKIQKRLNQTIVDACKWSACLQTVMPTAVVTNNDNNAELHLGLEVSGKIHELKSQISLTQVLAEDLEYLYHALLHLQSHPSTGNKH; this comes from the exons ATGATGAAGAGTAGATTACGAGCTACTCTACTCCCTTTATTCACTG GTGAATACGGCTTAAATCCTCTAACAAAAAGCTCCACTTTGCTTGACAG ATGTTTTGCTGCTCGACCATTCGCCAGTTTTCAGTTAGAGAGGATTGAAAGTCTGACTAGGTCTACACACAGCTGTGCTGGTGAAGAAGATGATTTCTCAGAGTTGGGCCTGCCTGTGGAACAAAGTGTTGGTACATTTCCCATGTTGATGACAGAGAAGCCTGAAACTTTCACG AAGCAGAGAAGTATCAGTACCAAAAAACCTTCATCTTTGCCACCAGAAAGCATCAAGAAGTTGACGGCCACAGCCTCAAAACAGAATAACTGCGCTTCCAAG AAGCAGAATAGTGTCAATACCAAAAAAGCTTCATCTTTGCCATCAGAAAGCATCAGGAATTTGGTGAACACATTCTCGAAACAGAATAACTGCGCTTCAACTCCACATCTCAAACCTGAGAACAACACTGATGCCTCTTGTTCTAACCTTGCTAAGAAAAATGCATCCAACTTCAAAAGTTCTACATCAGTTACTATTGAGAATGTACCTTCTCTTATCCATCTTCGCCGGTTGAAAGAGGCAGTGTCAACTTTTGGGAAGATCTCAAATGCTTCCATGAGGGCTGTTCCAAATGGACTCGACTGTTGTGATATTGAATTTGAG agTGTGGAATCAAGGAATAGAGCAGTGTCAGTTGGTAGGATTACATTGGAGAACTTCAACCTTCCAATTCTTCCTCTACAGGTCCCACATATTGTTTCATTAAGAATTAGTAACGTTAGCTCAGAAACTGATGATTCTTTGATTCGCTCATTGTGCATGTCATGTGGTCCTTTGGAGGGGATGGTGAGGGATAAAGATATCGTGGATGCCTCATTTAGCATAAGGGACAAATCAGACACAGAGAAGATACAAAAAAG GTTGAACCAAACAATTGTGGATGCCTGCAAATGGTCAGCTTGTTTGCAAACTGTAATGCCCACTGCTGTGGTCACAAACAACGACAACAATGCTGAACTGCACTTGGGGTTGGAGGTTAGTGGTAAAATACACGAGTTGAAGAGTCAAATTTCACTGACACAAGTGCTTGCAGAAGACCTCGAGTATCTGTATCATGCGCTACTGCACCTTCAAAGTCATCCGAGCACCGGCAATAAACACTAA
- the LOC133691004 gene encoding uncharacterized protein LOC133691004 isoform X9 — translation MMKSRLRATLLPLFTAGEYGLNPLTKSSTLLDRCFAARPFASFQLERIESLTRSTHSCAGEEDDFSELGLPVEQSVGTFPMLMTEKPETFTRSISTKKPSSLPPESIKKLTATASKQNNCASKQNSVNTKKASSLPSESIRNLVNTFSKQNNCASTPHLKPENNTDASCSNLAKKNASNFKSSTSVTIENVPSLIHLRRLKEAVSTFGKISNASMRAVPNGLDCCDIEFESVESRNRAVSVGRITLENFNLPILPLQVPHIVSLRISNVSSETDDSLIRSLCMSCGPLEGMVRDKDIVDASFSIRDKSDTEKIQKRLNQTIVDACKWSACLQTVMPTAVVTNNDNNAELHLGLEVSGKIHELKSQISLTQVLAEDLEYLYHALLHLQSHPSTGNKH, via the exons ATGATGAAGAGTAGATTACGAGCTACTCTACTCCCTTTATTCACTG cAGGTGAATACGGCTTAAATCCTCTAACAAAAAGCTCCACTTTGCTTGACAG ATGTTTTGCTGCTCGACCATTCGCCAGTTTTCAGTTAGAGAGGATTGAAAGTCTGACTAGGTCTACACACAGCTGTGCTGGTGAAGAAGATGATTTCTCAGAGTTGGGCCTGCCTGTGGAACAAAGTGTTGGTACATTTCCCATGTTGATGACAGAGAAGCCTGAAACTTTCACG AGAAGTATCAGTACCAAAAAACCTTCATCTTTGCCACCAGAAAGCATCAAGAAGTTGACGGCCACAGCCTCAAAACAGAATAACTGCGCTTCCAAG CAGAATAGTGTCAATACCAAAAAAGCTTCATCTTTGCCATCAGAAAGCATCAGGAATTTGGTGAACACATTCTCGAAACAGAATAACTGCGCTTCAACTCCACATCTCAAACCTGAGAACAACACTGATGCCTCTTGTTCTAACCTTGCTAAGAAAAATGCATCCAACTTCAAAAGTTCTACATCAGTTACTATTGAGAATGTACCTTCTCTTATCCATCTTCGCCGGTTGAAAGAGGCAGTGTCAACTTTTGGGAAGATCTCAAATGCTTCCATGAGGGCTGTTCCAAATGGACTCGACTGTTGTGATATTGAATTTGAG agTGTGGAATCAAGGAATAGAGCAGTGTCAGTTGGTAGGATTACATTGGAGAACTTCAACCTTCCAATTCTTCCTCTACAGGTCCCACATATTGTTTCATTAAGAATTAGTAACGTTAGCTCAGAAACTGATGATTCTTTGATTCGCTCATTGTGCATGTCATGTGGTCCTTTGGAGGGGATGGTGAGGGATAAAGATATCGTGGATGCCTCATTTAGCATAAGGGACAAATCAGACACAGAGAAGATACAAAAAAG GTTGAACCAAACAATTGTGGATGCCTGCAAATGGTCAGCTTGTTTGCAAACTGTAATGCCCACTGCTGTGGTCACAAACAACGACAACAATGCTGAACTGCACTTGGGGTTGGAGGTTAGTGGTAAAATACACGAGTTGAAGAGTCAAATTTCACTGACACAAGTGCTTGCAGAAGACCTCGAGTATCTGTATCATGCGCTACTGCACCTTCAAAGTCATCCGAGCACCGGCAATAAACACTAA
- the LOC133691004 gene encoding uncharacterized protein LOC133691004 isoform X14, whose translation MMKSRLRATLLPLFTAGEYGLNPLTKSSTLLDSCAGEEDDFSELGLPVEQSVGTFPMLMTEKPETFTRSISTKKPSSLPPESIKKLTATASKQNNCASKKQNSVNTKKASSLPSESIRNLVNTFSKQNNCASTPHLKPENNTDASCSNLAKKNASNFKSSTSVTIENVPSLIHLRRLKEAVSTFGKISNASMRAVPNGLDCCDIEFESVESRNRAVSVGRITLENFNLPILPLQVPHIVSLRISNVSSETDDSLIRSLCMSCGPLEGMVRDKDIVDASFSIRDKSDTEKIQKRLNQTIVDACKWSACLQTVMPTAVVTNNDNNAELHLGLEVSGKIHELKSQISLTQVLAEDLEYLYHALLHLQSHPSTGNKH comes from the exons ATGATGAAGAGTAGATTACGAGCTACTCTACTCCCTTTATTCACTG cAGGTGAATACGGCTTAAATCCTCTAACAAAAAGCTCCACTTTGCTTGACAG CTGTGCTGGTGAAGAAGATGATTTCTCAGAGTTGGGCCTGCCTGTGGAACAAAGTGTTGGTACATTTCCCATGTTGATGACAGAGAAGCCTGAAACTTTCACG AGAAGTATCAGTACCAAAAAACCTTCATCTTTGCCACCAGAAAGCATCAAGAAGTTGACGGCCACAGCCTCAAAACAGAATAACTGCGCTTCCAAG AAGCAGAATAGTGTCAATACCAAAAAAGCTTCATCTTTGCCATCAGAAAGCATCAGGAATTTGGTGAACACATTCTCGAAACAGAATAACTGCGCTTCAACTCCACATCTCAAACCTGAGAACAACACTGATGCCTCTTGTTCTAACCTTGCTAAGAAAAATGCATCCAACTTCAAAAGTTCTACATCAGTTACTATTGAGAATGTACCTTCTCTTATCCATCTTCGCCGGTTGAAAGAGGCAGTGTCAACTTTTGGGAAGATCTCAAATGCTTCCATGAGGGCTGTTCCAAATGGACTCGACTGTTGTGATATTGAATTTGAG agTGTGGAATCAAGGAATAGAGCAGTGTCAGTTGGTAGGATTACATTGGAGAACTTCAACCTTCCAATTCTTCCTCTACAGGTCCCACATATTGTTTCATTAAGAATTAGTAACGTTAGCTCAGAAACTGATGATTCTTTGATTCGCTCATTGTGCATGTCATGTGGTCCTTTGGAGGGGATGGTGAGGGATAAAGATATCGTGGATGCCTCATTTAGCATAAGGGACAAATCAGACACAGAGAAGATACAAAAAAG GTTGAACCAAACAATTGTGGATGCCTGCAAATGGTCAGCTTGTTTGCAAACTGTAATGCCCACTGCTGTGGTCACAAACAACGACAACAATGCTGAACTGCACTTGGGGTTGGAGGTTAGTGGTAAAATACACGAGTTGAAGAGTCAAATTTCACTGACACAAGTGCTTGCAGAAGACCTCGAGTATCTGTATCATGCGCTACTGCACCTTCAAAGTCATCCGAGCACCGGCAATAAACACTAA
- the LOC133691004 gene encoding uncharacterized protein LOC133691004 isoform X6: MMKSRLRATLLPLFTAGEYGLNPLTKSSTLLDRCFAARPFASFQLERIESLTRSTHSCAGEEDDFSELGLPVEQSVGTFPMLMTEKPETFTRSISTKKPSSLPPESIKKLTATASKQNNCASKKQNSVNTKKASSLPSESIRNLVNTFSKQNNCASTPHLKPENNTDASCSNLAKKNASNFKSSTSVTIENVPSLIHLRRLKEAVSTFGKISNASMRAVPNGLDCCDIEFESVESRNRAVSVGRITLENFNLPILPLQVPHIVSLRISNVSSETDDSLIRSLCMSCGPLEGMVRDKDIVDASFSIRDKSDTEKIQKRLNQTIVDACKWSACLQTVMPTAVVTNNDNNAELHLGLEVSGKIHELKSQISLTQVLAEDLEYLYHALLHLQSHPSTGNKH, encoded by the exons ATGATGAAGAGTAGATTACGAGCTACTCTACTCCCTTTATTCACTG cAGGTGAATACGGCTTAAATCCTCTAACAAAAAGCTCCACTTTGCTTGACAG ATGTTTTGCTGCTCGACCATTCGCCAGTTTTCAGTTAGAGAGGATTGAAAGTCTGACTAGGTCTACACACAGCTGTGCTGGTGAAGAAGATGATTTCTCAGAGTTGGGCCTGCCTGTGGAACAAAGTGTTGGTACATTTCCCATGTTGATGACAGAGAAGCCTGAAACTTTCACG AGAAGTATCAGTACCAAAAAACCTTCATCTTTGCCACCAGAAAGCATCAAGAAGTTGACGGCCACAGCCTCAAAACAGAATAACTGCGCTTCCAAG AAGCAGAATAGTGTCAATACCAAAAAAGCTTCATCTTTGCCATCAGAAAGCATCAGGAATTTGGTGAACACATTCTCGAAACAGAATAACTGCGCTTCAACTCCACATCTCAAACCTGAGAACAACACTGATGCCTCTTGTTCTAACCTTGCTAAGAAAAATGCATCCAACTTCAAAAGTTCTACATCAGTTACTATTGAGAATGTACCTTCTCTTATCCATCTTCGCCGGTTGAAAGAGGCAGTGTCAACTTTTGGGAAGATCTCAAATGCTTCCATGAGGGCTGTTCCAAATGGACTCGACTGTTGTGATATTGAATTTGAG agTGTGGAATCAAGGAATAGAGCAGTGTCAGTTGGTAGGATTACATTGGAGAACTTCAACCTTCCAATTCTTCCTCTACAGGTCCCACATATTGTTTCATTAAGAATTAGTAACGTTAGCTCAGAAACTGATGATTCTTTGATTCGCTCATTGTGCATGTCATGTGGTCCTTTGGAGGGGATGGTGAGGGATAAAGATATCGTGGATGCCTCATTTAGCATAAGGGACAAATCAGACACAGAGAAGATACAAAAAAG GTTGAACCAAACAATTGTGGATGCCTGCAAATGGTCAGCTTGTTTGCAAACTGTAATGCCCACTGCTGTGGTCACAAACAACGACAACAATGCTGAACTGCACTTGGGGTTGGAGGTTAGTGGTAAAATACACGAGTTGAAGAGTCAAATTTCACTGACACAAGTGCTTGCAGAAGACCTCGAGTATCTGTATCATGCGCTACTGCACCTTCAAAGTCATCCGAGCACCGGCAATAAACACTAA
- the LOC133691004 gene encoding uncharacterized protein LOC133691004 isoform X10: MMKSRLRATLLPLFTAGEYGLNPLTKSSTLLDRCFAARPFASFQLERIESLTRSTHSCAGEEDDFSELGLPVEQSVGTFPMLMTEKPETFTRSISTKKPSSLPPESIKKLTATASKQNNCASKNSVNTKKASSLPSESIRNLVNTFSKQNNCASTPHLKPENNTDASCSNLAKKNASNFKSSTSVTIENVPSLIHLRRLKEAVSTFGKISNASMRAVPNGLDCCDIEFESVESRNRAVSVGRITLENFNLPILPLQVPHIVSLRISNVSSETDDSLIRSLCMSCGPLEGMVRDKDIVDASFSIRDKSDTEKIQKRLNQTIVDACKWSACLQTVMPTAVVTNNDNNAELHLGLEVSGKIHELKSQISLTQVLAEDLEYLYHALLHLQSHPSTGNKH; the protein is encoded by the exons ATGATGAAGAGTAGATTACGAGCTACTCTACTCCCTTTATTCACTG cAGGTGAATACGGCTTAAATCCTCTAACAAAAAGCTCCACTTTGCTTGACAG ATGTTTTGCTGCTCGACCATTCGCCAGTTTTCAGTTAGAGAGGATTGAAAGTCTGACTAGGTCTACACACAGCTGTGCTGGTGAAGAAGATGATTTCTCAGAGTTGGGCCTGCCTGTGGAACAAAGTGTTGGTACATTTCCCATGTTGATGACAGAGAAGCCTGAAACTTTCACG AGAAGTATCAGTACCAAAAAACCTTCATCTTTGCCACCAGAAAGCATCAAGAAGTTGACGGCCACAGCCTCAAAACAGAATAACTGCGCTTCCAAG AATAGTGTCAATACCAAAAAAGCTTCATCTTTGCCATCAGAAAGCATCAGGAATTTGGTGAACACATTCTCGAAACAGAATAACTGCGCTTCAACTCCACATCTCAAACCTGAGAACAACACTGATGCCTCTTGTTCTAACCTTGCTAAGAAAAATGCATCCAACTTCAAAAGTTCTACATCAGTTACTATTGAGAATGTACCTTCTCTTATCCATCTTCGCCGGTTGAAAGAGGCAGTGTCAACTTTTGGGAAGATCTCAAATGCTTCCATGAGGGCTGTTCCAAATGGACTCGACTGTTGTGATATTGAATTTGAG agTGTGGAATCAAGGAATAGAGCAGTGTCAGTTGGTAGGATTACATTGGAGAACTTCAACCTTCCAATTCTTCCTCTACAGGTCCCACATATTGTTTCATTAAGAATTAGTAACGTTAGCTCAGAAACTGATGATTCTTTGATTCGCTCATTGTGCATGTCATGTGGTCCTTTGGAGGGGATGGTGAGGGATAAAGATATCGTGGATGCCTCATTTAGCATAAGGGACAAATCAGACACAGAGAAGATACAAAAAAG GTTGAACCAAACAATTGTGGATGCCTGCAAATGGTCAGCTTGTTTGCAAACTGTAATGCCCACTGCTGTGGTCACAAACAACGACAACAATGCTGAACTGCACTTGGGGTTGGAGGTTAGTGGTAAAATACACGAGTTGAAGAGTCAAATTTCACTGACACAAGTGCTTGCAGAAGACCTCGAGTATCTGTATCATGCGCTACTGCACCTTCAAAGTCATCCGAGCACCGGCAATAAACACTAA
- the LOC133691004 gene encoding uncharacterized protein LOC133691004 isoform X5 — translation MMKSRLRATLLPLFTAGEYGLNPLTKSSTLLDRCFAARPFASFQLERIESLTRSTHSCAGEEDDFSELGLPVEQSVGTFPMLMTEKPETFTKQRSISTKKPSSLPPESIKKLTATASKQNNCASKNSVNTKKASSLPSESIRNLVNTFSKQNNCASTPHLKPENNTDASCSNLAKKNASNFKSSTSVTIENVPSLIHLRRLKEAVSTFGKISNASMRAVPNGLDCCDIEFESVESRNRAVSVGRITLENFNLPILPLQVPHIVSLRISNVSSETDDSLIRSLCMSCGPLEGMVRDKDIVDASFSIRDKSDTEKIQKRLNQTIVDACKWSACLQTVMPTAVVTNNDNNAELHLGLEVSGKIHELKSQISLTQVLAEDLEYLYHALLHLQSHPSTGNKH, via the exons ATGATGAAGAGTAGATTACGAGCTACTCTACTCCCTTTATTCACTG cAGGTGAATACGGCTTAAATCCTCTAACAAAAAGCTCCACTTTGCTTGACAG ATGTTTTGCTGCTCGACCATTCGCCAGTTTTCAGTTAGAGAGGATTGAAAGTCTGACTAGGTCTACACACAGCTGTGCTGGTGAAGAAGATGATTTCTCAGAGTTGGGCCTGCCTGTGGAACAAAGTGTTGGTACATTTCCCATGTTGATGACAGAGAAGCCTGAAACTTTCACG AAGCAGAGAAGTATCAGTACCAAAAAACCTTCATCTTTGCCACCAGAAAGCATCAAGAAGTTGACGGCCACAGCCTCAAAACAGAATAACTGCGCTTCCAAG AATAGTGTCAATACCAAAAAAGCTTCATCTTTGCCATCAGAAAGCATCAGGAATTTGGTGAACACATTCTCGAAACAGAATAACTGCGCTTCAACTCCACATCTCAAACCTGAGAACAACACTGATGCCTCTTGTTCTAACCTTGCTAAGAAAAATGCATCCAACTTCAAAAGTTCTACATCAGTTACTATTGAGAATGTACCTTCTCTTATCCATCTTCGCCGGTTGAAAGAGGCAGTGTCAACTTTTGGGAAGATCTCAAATGCTTCCATGAGGGCTGTTCCAAATGGACTCGACTGTTGTGATATTGAATTTGAG agTGTGGAATCAAGGAATAGAGCAGTGTCAGTTGGTAGGATTACATTGGAGAACTTCAACCTTCCAATTCTTCCTCTACAGGTCCCACATATTGTTTCATTAAGAATTAGTAACGTTAGCTCAGAAACTGATGATTCTTTGATTCGCTCATTGTGCATGTCATGTGGTCCTTTGGAGGGGATGGTGAGGGATAAAGATATCGTGGATGCCTCATTTAGCATAAGGGACAAATCAGACACAGAGAAGATACAAAAAAG GTTGAACCAAACAATTGTGGATGCCTGCAAATGGTCAGCTTGTTTGCAAACTGTAATGCCCACTGCTGTGGTCACAAACAACGACAACAATGCTGAACTGCACTTGGGGTTGGAGGTTAGTGGTAAAATACACGAGTTGAAGAGTCAAATTTCACTGACACAAGTGCTTGCAGAAGACCTCGAGTATCTGTATCATGCGCTACTGCACCTTCAAAGTCATCCGAGCACCGGCAATAAACACTAA
- the LOC133691004 gene encoding uncharacterized protein LOC133691004 isoform X11, giving the protein MMKSRLRATLLPLFTAGEYGLNPLTKSSTLLDSCAGEEDDFSELGLPVEQSVGTFPMLMTEKPETFTKQRSISTKKPSSLPPESIKKLTATASKQNNCASKKQNSVNTKKASSLPSESIRNLVNTFSKQNNCASTPHLKPENNTDASCSNLAKKNASNFKSSTSVTIENVPSLIHLRRLKEAVSTFGKISNASMRAVPNGLDCCDIEFESVESRNRAVSVGRITLENFNLPILPLQVPHIVSLRISNVSSETDDSLIRSLCMSCGPLEGMVRDKDIVDASFSIRDKSDTEKIQKRLNQTIVDACKWSACLQTVMPTAVVTNNDNNAELHLGLEVSGKIHELKSQISLTQVLAEDLEYLYHALLHLQSHPSTGNKH; this is encoded by the exons ATGATGAAGAGTAGATTACGAGCTACTCTACTCCCTTTATTCACTG cAGGTGAATACGGCTTAAATCCTCTAACAAAAAGCTCCACTTTGCTTGACAG CTGTGCTGGTGAAGAAGATGATTTCTCAGAGTTGGGCCTGCCTGTGGAACAAAGTGTTGGTACATTTCCCATGTTGATGACAGAGAAGCCTGAAACTTTCACG AAGCAGAGAAGTATCAGTACCAAAAAACCTTCATCTTTGCCACCAGAAAGCATCAAGAAGTTGACGGCCACAGCCTCAAAACAGAATAACTGCGCTTCCAAG AAGCAGAATAGTGTCAATACCAAAAAAGCTTCATCTTTGCCATCAGAAAGCATCAGGAATTTGGTGAACACATTCTCGAAACAGAATAACTGCGCTTCAACTCCACATCTCAAACCTGAGAACAACACTGATGCCTCTTGTTCTAACCTTGCTAAGAAAAATGCATCCAACTTCAAAAGTTCTACATCAGTTACTATTGAGAATGTACCTTCTCTTATCCATCTTCGCCGGTTGAAAGAGGCAGTGTCAACTTTTGGGAAGATCTCAAATGCTTCCATGAGGGCTGTTCCAAATGGACTCGACTGTTGTGATATTGAATTTGAG agTGTGGAATCAAGGAATAGAGCAGTGTCAGTTGGTAGGATTACATTGGAGAACTTCAACCTTCCAATTCTTCCTCTACAGGTCCCACATATTGTTTCATTAAGAATTAGTAACGTTAGCTCAGAAACTGATGATTCTTTGATTCGCTCATTGTGCATGTCATGTGGTCCTTTGGAGGGGATGGTGAGGGATAAAGATATCGTGGATGCCTCATTTAGCATAAGGGACAAATCAGACACAGAGAAGATACAAAAAAG GTTGAACCAAACAATTGTGGATGCCTGCAAATGGTCAGCTTGTTTGCAAACTGTAATGCCCACTGCTGTGGTCACAAACAACGACAACAATGCTGAACTGCACTTGGGGTTGGAGGTTAGTGGTAAAATACACGAGTTGAAGAGTCAAATTTCACTGACACAAGTGCTTGCAGAAGACCTCGAGTATCTGTATCATGCGCTACTGCACCTTCAAAGTCATCCGAGCACCGGCAATAAACACTAA
- the LOC133691004 gene encoding uncharacterized protein LOC133691004 isoform X7 — protein sequence MMKSRLRATLLPLFTGEYGLNPLTKSSTLLDRCFAARPFASFQLERIESLTRSTHSCAGEEDDFSELGLPVEQSVGTFPMLMTEKPETFTRSISTKKPSSLPPESIKKLTATASKQNNCASKKQNSVNTKKASSLPSESIRNLVNTFSKQNNCASTPHLKPENNTDASCSNLAKKNASNFKSSTSVTIENVPSLIHLRRLKEAVSTFGKISNASMRAVPNGLDCCDIEFESVESRNRAVSVGRITLENFNLPILPLQVPHIVSLRISNVSSETDDSLIRSLCMSCGPLEGMVRDKDIVDASFSIRDKSDTEKIQKRLNQTIVDACKWSACLQTVMPTAVVTNNDNNAELHLGLEVSGKIHELKSQISLTQVLAEDLEYLYHALLHLQSHPSTGNKH from the exons ATGATGAAGAGTAGATTACGAGCTACTCTACTCCCTTTATTCACTG GTGAATACGGCTTAAATCCTCTAACAAAAAGCTCCACTTTGCTTGACAG ATGTTTTGCTGCTCGACCATTCGCCAGTTTTCAGTTAGAGAGGATTGAAAGTCTGACTAGGTCTACACACAGCTGTGCTGGTGAAGAAGATGATTTCTCAGAGTTGGGCCTGCCTGTGGAACAAAGTGTTGGTACATTTCCCATGTTGATGACAGAGAAGCCTGAAACTTTCACG AGAAGTATCAGTACCAAAAAACCTTCATCTTTGCCACCAGAAAGCATCAAGAAGTTGACGGCCACAGCCTCAAAACAGAATAACTGCGCTTCCAAG AAGCAGAATAGTGTCAATACCAAAAAAGCTTCATCTTTGCCATCAGAAAGCATCAGGAATTTGGTGAACACATTCTCGAAACAGAATAACTGCGCTTCAACTCCACATCTCAAACCTGAGAACAACACTGATGCCTCTTGTTCTAACCTTGCTAAGAAAAATGCATCCAACTTCAAAAGTTCTACATCAGTTACTATTGAGAATGTACCTTCTCTTATCCATCTTCGCCGGTTGAAAGAGGCAGTGTCAACTTTTGGGAAGATCTCAAATGCTTCCATGAGGGCTGTTCCAAATGGACTCGACTGTTGTGATATTGAATTTGAG agTGTGGAATCAAGGAATAGAGCAGTGTCAGTTGGTAGGATTACATTGGAGAACTTCAACCTTCCAATTCTTCCTCTACAGGTCCCACATATTGTTTCATTAAGAATTAGTAACGTTAGCTCAGAAACTGATGATTCTTTGATTCGCTCATTGTGCATGTCATGTGGTCCTTTGGAGGGGATGGTGAGGGATAAAGATATCGTGGATGCCTCATTTAGCATAAGGGACAAATCAGACACAGAGAAGATACAAAAAAG GTTGAACCAAACAATTGTGGATGCCTGCAAATGGTCAGCTTGTTTGCAAACTGTAATGCCCACTGCTGTGGTCACAAACAACGACAACAATGCTGAACTGCACTTGGGGTTGGAGGTTAGTGGTAAAATACACGAGTTGAAGAGTCAAATTTCACTGACACAAGTGCTTGCAGAAGACCTCGAGTATCTGTATCATGCGCTACTGCACCTTCAAAGTCATCCGAGCACCGGCAATAAACACTAA